Proteins from a genomic interval of Halorussus rarus:
- a CDS encoding ABC transporter permease, with translation MNVIEGARISWRNIREHKLRSTLTTLGVIIGVAAVITFVTLGASLQADIIRTVAGGNAATMYVTAQSPGDGRVPSLGSAGGSVVFTQHDVEQIRELDGVEVIAPESGIAATSVTHNNSSVGRQWITVSSPGYFRARNITFQSGRPFRTGQREVVLNRPAARMFADNVTVGENVSFTRAANGETLNATVAGIVRPKSGGDILGFSQGSAQPAIYAPARPYYERTVTSPSLQTRQLVYGRLLVKAQSPSRVDAVQGRVYNYLGERSDARQLKSQSYQFEVTTQDQIVGQVKQLTSTFTAYISGIAVISLVVGSIGIANIMLVSVTERTREIGIMKAVGAQNRDVLQLFLVEAVMLGVLGSALGAVVGVAGGYAGAEAIGLPLAFQPIWFVAAVGVGVVVGVLAGLYPAWDAAHTDPIDALRYE, from the coding sequence ATGAACGTCATCGAAGGGGCAAGAATCAGTTGGCGCAACATCCGGGAACACAAGCTTCGGTCGACGCTGACGACGCTCGGGGTCATCATCGGCGTCGCGGCGGTCATCACGTTCGTCACGCTGGGAGCCAGCCTCCAGGCGGACATCATCAGGACCGTGGCCGGCGGCAACGCCGCCACGATGTACGTGACCGCCCAGTCGCCCGGCGACGGCAGGGTGCCGTCGCTCGGGAGCGCGGGCGGGTCGGTCGTCTTCACCCAGCACGACGTCGAGCAGATACGCGAACTCGATGGGGTCGAGGTCATCGCACCGGAGAGCGGCATCGCGGCCACGTCGGTGACCCACAACAACTCGTCGGTGGGCAGACAGTGGATAACGGTGTCCTCGCCCGGCTACTTCCGGGCGCGCAACATTACGTTCCAGTCGGGACGACCGTTCCGGACGGGCCAGCGCGAGGTGGTGTTGAACCGGCCCGCGGCCCGGATGTTCGCCGACAACGTCACCGTCGGCGAGAACGTCTCGTTCACCCGGGCGGCCAACGGCGAGACGCTGAACGCCACCGTGGCCGGCATCGTCAGGCCGAAGAGCGGCGGCGACATCCTCGGCTTCAGCCAGGGCAGCGCCCAGCCCGCCATCTACGCGCCGGCCCGGCCCTACTACGAGCGGACGGTGACGAGCCCCTCGCTCCAGACCCGCCAGCTGGTCTACGGGCGGCTGCTCGTCAAGGCACAGTCGCCGAGCCGGGTCGACGCGGTCCAGGGCCGGGTGTACAACTACCTGGGCGAGCGGTCCGACGCCCGCCAGCTCAAGTCCCAGTCCTACCAGTTCGAGGTCACGACCCAGGACCAGATCGTCGGCCAGGTGAAGCAGCTGACCAGCACGTTCACCGCCTACATCTCGGGTATCGCGGTCATCTCGCTCGTCGTCGGCTCCATCGGCATCGCCAACATCATGCTGGTGAGCGTGACCGAGCGCACCCGCGAGATCGGCATCATGAAGGCGGTCGGCGCACAGAACCGCGACGTCCTCCAGCTGTTCCTCGTCGAGGCGGTGATGCTCGGCGTGCTCGGGTCCGCGCTCGGCGCGGTGGTCGGCGTCGCCGGCGGGTACGCGGGCGCGGAGGCCATCGGGCTCCCGCTGGCGTTCCAGCCCATCTGGTTCGTGGCGGCGGTCGGGGTCGGCGTCGTGGTCGGGGTGCTCGCCGGGCTCTACCCGGCCTGGGACGCCGCCCACACCGACCCCATCGACGCGCTCCGCTACGAGTGA
- a CDS encoding ArnT family glycosyltransferase, whose amino-acid sequence MTEQNLAQKTNVREQGWKREFVWLAPALLATTLLVYFYLRSHPYPSFGAGLYLLIAERISEVGYALPETIPYYTSDGVPFAYPPLMFYAVAVIRDLTGVDPITISRFLPGIVSILYLVPMYLLARDLLDSRPEAALASLVVAVSPPVLQWHISAGGIVRAPAFLFALAGIYAGVRLYRDRDQRWVVPSLALFTLTVLTHPLYTAFFALSYFLLFLGFDRTLWGLVRGAVVGVGGILLAAPWWAQVMAHHGVDVFTGAAGTHGGIGGGLKTLQAVVNLNIHGTLVEQIWAVVPLLGIAYLLKEKRYFLPVWFVAVVLAFGKARLSITVGALIIAVVLLEAVGPWLKRESPFSVGRRGVVTAALVFIATVGLAGGAMYATGAADAHAGSPSLPQFITHDDVQAMEWVQDNTDRSATFVVQGDAAEWFPQQTHRTMLVGPWGVEWKGHEPYSRQLGLFQDISWCNSAHCMSKTLAEENVEPDYIYLPKGEFTVRGMQDHRTSKLAMSMHLSPKYRTVYENDGVIIFEVLGDERASGGQSGSGQESGEQSPSK is encoded by the coding sequence ATGACTGAACAGAACCTCGCACAGAAGACGAACGTACGTGAGCAGGGCTGGAAACGGGAGTTCGTCTGGCTCGCGCCCGCGCTCCTGGCGACGACGTTGCTGGTCTACTTCTACCTCCGCTCGCACCCCTACCCCTCGTTCGGGGCCGGGCTCTACCTCCTCATCGCCGAGCGCATCTCCGAAGTGGGCTACGCGCTGCCCGAGACGATACCCTACTACACGAGCGACGGCGTTCCGTTTGCGTACCCGCCGCTGATGTTCTACGCGGTGGCGGTCATCCGGGACCTGACCGGCGTCGACCCCATCACCATCTCGCGGTTCCTGCCCGGCATCGTGAGCATCCTCTACCTCGTGCCGATGTACCTCCTCGCGCGCGACCTGCTCGACTCCCGGCCCGAAGCGGCCCTTGCGAGCCTCGTGGTCGCCGTCAGCCCGCCCGTGCTCCAGTGGCACATCTCGGCCGGCGGCATCGTCCGGGCGCCCGCCTTCCTGTTCGCGCTGGCGGGCATCTACGCCGGCGTGCGGCTCTACCGCGACCGCGACCAGCGGTGGGTCGTCCCCTCGCTCGCGCTGTTCACGCTCACCGTCCTCACCCATCCCCTCTACACCGCCTTCTTCGCGCTGTCGTACTTCCTGCTGTTCCTCGGGTTCGACCGCACGCTGTGGGGGCTCGTCCGGGGCGCGGTCGTCGGCGTCGGCGGCATCCTGCTGGCCGCGCCGTGGTGGGCGCAGGTGATGGCCCACCACGGGGTGGACGTGTTCACCGGGGCCGCGGGCACCCACGGCGGCATCGGCGGCGGCCTCAAGACGCTCCAGGCGGTCGTCAACCTCAACATCCACGGGACGCTGGTCGAACAGATATGGGCCGTCGTGCCGCTGCTCGGCATCGCGTACCTCCTGAAGGAGAAGCGGTACTTCCTCCCGGTCTGGTTCGTCGCGGTGGTGCTCGCGTTCGGCAAGGCGCGGCTGTCGATCACCGTGGGCGCGCTCATCATCGCCGTGGTCCTGCTGGAGGCGGTCGGCCCATGGCTCAAGCGCGAGTCGCCGTTCAGCGTGGGCCGCCGGGGCGTCGTCACGGCCGCGCTCGTGTTCATCGCGACCGTCGGCCTCGCCGGCGGCGCGATGTACGCGACCGGCGCGGCCGACGCCCACGCCGGCAGCCCGTCGCTCCCCCAGTTCATCACCCACGACGACGTCCAGGCGATGGAGTGGGTCCAGGACAACACGGACCGGAGCGCCACGTTCGTCGTCCAGGGCGACGCCGCCGAGTGGTTCCCCCAGCAGACCCACCGGACGATGCTTGTCGGCCCGTGGGGCGTCGAGTGGAAGGGCCACGAGCCGTACAGCCGGCAGCTCGGGCTGTTCCAGGACATCTCCTGGTGCAACAGCGCCCACTGCATGTCGAAGACGCTGGCGGAGGAGAACGTCGAACCCGACTACATCTACCTGCCGAAGGGGGAGTTCACCGTCCGCGGGATGCAGGACCACCGCACCAGCAAGCTGGCGATGTCGATGCACCTCTCGCCGAAGTACCGGACGGTCTACGAGAACGACGGCGTCATCATCTTCGAGGTGCTGGGCGACGAGCGGGCGTCGGGCGGCCAGTCGGGAAGCGGACAGGAATCGGGCGAGCAGAGCCCGAGCAAATAG
- a CDS encoding tubulin/FtsZ family protein, which produces MKLAMIGFGQAGGKIVDKFIEYDRRTGGEAVRSAVAVNTAKADLVGLDHVPEENQVLIGQARVKGHGVGADNELGAEIAEEDIDEIQGAVDNVPIHDVDAFLIVAGMGGGTGSGGAPVLAKYLKRIYTEPVYGLGVLPGRDEGGIYTLNAARSFQTFVREVDNLLVFDNDAWREAGESVGSGYDRINEEIVERFGVLFGAGEVSRGDEVGESVVDSSEIINTLATGGVSTIGYAAEAVENPSGGLLSRFKSDGTGEVDSTHATNRITSLVRKAALGRLTLPCEIDSAERSLLVASGPPEYLNRKGVEKGRKWLEEQTGSMEVRGGDYPVDGADRVAGVVLLSGVSEVPRVDELQDVAVETQDNIDEIREESDRNTTDLIEDDDGELDPLF; this is translated from the coding sequence GTGAAGCTCGCGATGATCGGCTTCGGCCAGGCCGGCGGCAAGATCGTCGACAAGTTCATCGAGTACGACCGCCGGACCGGCGGCGAGGCCGTGCGGTCGGCGGTGGCGGTCAACACCGCGAAGGCCGACCTCGTCGGCCTCGACCACGTGCCCGAGGAGAACCAGGTGCTCATCGGCCAGGCCCGCGTGAAGGGCCACGGCGTGGGCGCGGACAACGAACTCGGCGCGGAGATCGCCGAGGAGGACATCGACGAGATCCAGGGAGCTGTCGACAACGTCCCTATTCACGACGTCGACGCGTTCCTCATCGTCGCGGGGATGGGCGGCGGCACCGGGTCGGGCGGCGCGCCCGTGCTCGCGAAGTACCTCAAGCGCATCTACACCGAACCCGTCTACGGGCTGGGCGTGCTGCCGGGTCGCGACGAGGGCGGCATCTACACGCTGAACGCCGCGCGATCGTTCCAGACGTTCGTCCGCGAGGTCGACAACCTCCTCGTGTTCGACAACGACGCCTGGCGCGAGGCCGGCGAGAGCGTCGGCTCGGGCTACGACCGCATCAACGAGGAGATCGTCGAGCGGTTCGGGGTGCTGTTCGGGGCGGGCGAGGTCTCGCGGGGCGACGAGGTGGGCGAGAGCGTGGTCGACTCCAGCGAGATCATCAACACGCTCGCCACCGGCGGGGTCTCGACCATCGGCTACGCGGCCGAGGCGGTCGAGAACCCCTCGGGCGGCCTGCTCTCGCGGTTCAAGAGCGACGGGACCGGAGAGGTCGACTCGACCCACGCGACCAACCGCATCACCAGCCTGGTCCGGAAGGCCGCGCTGGGTCGGCTCACGCTGCCCTGCGAGATCGACAGCGCCGAGCGGTCGCTGCTGGTCGCCAGCGGCCCGCCGGAGTACCTCAACCGGAAGGGCGTCGAGAAGGGCCGCAAGTGGCTCGAGGAGCAGACCGGCTCGATGGAGGTCCGGGGCGGCGACTACCCGGTCGACGGCGCCGACCGGGTCGCCGGCGTCGTGCTGCTGTCGGGCGTCTCGGAGGTGCCCCGGGTCGATGAGCTCCAGGACGTGGCGGTCGAGACCCAGGACAACATCGACGAGATCCGCGAGGAGAGCGACCGGAACACGACGGACCTCATCGAGGACGACGACGGCGAACTCGACCCGCTGTTCTGA
- a CDS encoding SelT/SelW/SelH family protein: MTRVEIEFCVPCGMLDRAQDVQHALLSEYGERLESVALVTGDSGVFKVRVDGDQVFDKDEDEYDVDAIVELVGEHVSAAA; encoded by the coding sequence ATGACGCGAGTCGAAATCGAGTTCTGCGTCCCCTGCGGGATGCTCGACCGAGCACAGGACGTCCAGCACGCGCTGCTCTCCGAGTACGGCGAGCGACTCGAGTCGGTGGCGCTGGTGACCGGCGATAGCGGCGTATTCAAGGTGCGCGTCGACGGCGACCAGGTGTTCGACAAGGACGAGGACGAGTACGACGTCGACGCCATCGTCGAGTTAGTCGGCGAGCACGTCTCCGCGGCCGCGTAG
- a CDS encoding 20S proteasome subunit A/B produces MATIVGIEVDGDAVLAGDRRLTEGGTVSSDSKRHVFDLDGVGAAAVGPGGDVDEFRRRLDAEVGSYETEHGDPMGIDRLASVAGDIAAEEGVEAVVAARDGDDAPRIRGIDSDGGVIGDDAVAFGSGAQLALGVLDGREHSISPDDAEELARDAVDAAADRDTDTGGEVDVYRLDGDSDLA; encoded by the coding sequence ATGGCAACCATCGTGGGCATCGAGGTGGACGGCGACGCCGTGCTCGCGGGCGACCGACGGCTCACCGAGGGCGGCACCGTGTCGAGCGACTCCAAGCGCCACGTCTTCGACCTCGACGGGGTCGGCGCGGCCGCTGTCGGTCCCGGTGGCGACGTCGACGAGTTCCGGCGACGGCTCGACGCCGAGGTGGGGTCCTACGAGACCGAGCACGGCGACCCGATGGGCATCGACCGGCTCGCCAGCGTCGCCGGCGACATCGCGGCCGAGGAGGGCGTCGAGGCCGTCGTCGCGGCCCGTGACGGCGACGACGCACCTCGCATTCGGGGAATCGACAGCGACGGCGGCGTCATCGGCGACGACGCGGTCGCCTTCGGGTCGGGCGCCCAACTGGCGCTCGGCGTCCTCGACGGCCGGGAACACAGCATCAGCCCCGACGACGCCGAGGAACTGGCCCGGGACGCCGTCGACGCCGCTGCCGACCGCGACACCGACACCGGCGGCGAGGTCGACGTGTACCGGCTCGACGGCGACTCCGACCTGGCGTGA
- a CDS encoding aldo/keto reductase translates to MEYETVEGERIPKMGLGTWRMEGATCRRAVRTALDLGYRHVDTAQAYGNERAVGRAIAESSVDRGDVFLTTKVWPGNTDRESVRDSVASSLVKLDTEYVDLLLIHWPHPLAPVGEVMAGLNDCRREGFARHIGVSNFGVDRLRTARAASEAPVFTDQIQFHPYRPQRDLRAYCRAHDVLLTAYSPLAHGGILRDDVLRELGAAYGKSPAQVALRWVVQQDGVVAIPKSTSERHLRENLAVFDFELTDAEMARIERPSRLRTGASYLRGRLGV, encoded by the coding sequence ATGGAGTACGAGACGGTCGAGGGAGAGCGGATCCCGAAGATGGGGCTCGGGACGTGGCGGATGGAGGGAGCGACCTGCCGGCGCGCGGTGCGGACCGCGCTGGACCTGGGCTACCGCCACGTCGACACCGCGCAGGCGTACGGTAACGAGCGAGCGGTCGGCCGGGCGATCGCCGAGTCGTCGGTCGACCGCGGGGACGTGTTCCTGACCACGAAGGTCTGGCCCGGCAACACCGACCGGGAGTCCGTCAGGGACTCGGTGGCGTCGAGCCTGGTGAAACTCGACACCGAGTACGTCGACCTGCTGCTCATCCACTGGCCCCATCCGCTGGCGCCCGTCGGCGAGGTGATGGCCGGCCTGAACGACTGCCGGCGAGAGGGCTTCGCGCGCCACATCGGCGTGAGCAACTTCGGCGTCGACCGGCTCCGGACCGCCCGGGCCGCCTCGGAGGCGCCGGTTTTCACCGACCAGATCCAGTTCCACCCCTACCGGCCCCAGCGGGACCTCCGGGCCTACTGCCGGGCCCACGACGTGCTGTTGACCGCGTACAGCCCGCTGGCGCACGGCGGCATCCTCCGGGACGACGTCCTCCGGGAACTCGGCGCCGCGTACGGCAAGTCGCCGGCCCAGGTCGCGCTCCGGTGGGTCGTCCAGCAGGACGGCGTCGTCGCCATCCCGAAGTCCACGAGCGAGCGACACCTCCGGGAGAACCTCGCGGTGTTCGACTTCGAGCTGACGGACGCCGAGATGGCCCGGATCGAGCGCCCCTCGCGGCTCCGGACCGGCGCGTCGTACCTCCGGGGGCGGCTCGGCGTGTGA
- a CDS encoding PadR family transcriptional regulator: MHDLTGFQRDLLYVIAGKDEPHGLAIKEELETYYEKEIHHGRLYPNLDTLVDKGLVEKGQRDRRTNYYALTDRGSREIEARREWETGHLDETSSITA, translated from the coding sequence ATGCACGACCTGACTGGTTTCCAGCGGGACCTGCTGTACGTCATCGCGGGAAAGGACGAACCGCACGGCCTCGCCATCAAGGAGGAGCTCGAGACGTACTACGAGAAGGAGATCCACCACGGCCGGCTCTACCCGAACCTCGACACCCTCGTCGACAAGGGGCTGGTCGAGAAGGGCCAGCGCGACCGCCGCACCAACTACTACGCGCTGACCGACCGCGGCAGCCGCGAGATCGAGGCTCGCCGGGAGTGGGAGACGGGCCACCTCGACGAGACGTCGTCGATCACCGCGTAG
- a CDS encoding DUF354 domain-containing protein: protein MKYLFFANTPAQVHQYRRAVAQLADRGHETLVLARDYGCTEALLDYYDTPYELYGRCDTEKFSLVRELPSHAVNIVRRALSYDPDCVFGRGAYAALAGTVTRVPVVLVDDSGNTDLDHAISVPLADAVLTPHTFEKDLGEKHYEFRGFKECAYLHPEEWEPQTDIREELDVGPDEEFAVVRLNAFGSHHDVGQAGFTPEKRRELVDRLAERATVFVSDEGGDMNLDEAPARPFDLHPALLHDALAEASLLVADTQTMVTEAALLGTPAIRSNSFVGDDDMGNFVDLERAGLIYNLREFDAVLDAATDILADDGADERWRNLRDDFIEDKVNLTEVVVDVAETVGASGGDSSGSIGGVSGLSPRGDGRDRAVALGTETVRSDGGRGGEVESETRNGGGRR from the coding sequence ATGAAGTATCTGTTCTTCGCCAACACGCCGGCGCAGGTCCACCAGTACAGGCGCGCAGTCGCGCAGTTGGCCGACCGCGGCCACGAGACGCTCGTCCTCGCCCGCGACTACGGCTGCACCGAGGCGCTGCTCGACTACTACGACACCCCGTACGAGCTGTACGGCCGGTGCGACACCGAGAAGTTCTCGCTGGTCCGCGAACTGCCGAGCCACGCGGTCAACATCGTCCGGCGGGCGCTGTCGTACGACCCCGACTGCGTGTTCGGCCGTGGCGCGTACGCCGCGCTCGCGGGTACCGTGACACGGGTCCCCGTCGTGCTGGTCGACGACTCGGGCAACACCGACCTCGACCACGCGATCTCGGTCCCGCTGGCCGACGCGGTGCTGACGCCCCACACCTTCGAGAAGGACCTCGGAGAGAAACATTACGAGTTCCGGGGGTTCAAAGAATGCGCCTATCTCCACCCGGAGGAGTGGGAGCCTCAGACCGACATCCGCGAGGAGCTGGACGTCGGGCCGGACGAGGAGTTCGCCGTCGTCCGGTTGAACGCGTTCGGCTCGCACCACGACGTCGGCCAGGCCGGCTTCACCCCCGAGAAGCGCCGGGAACTGGTCGACCGGCTCGCCGAGCGCGCCACCGTCTTCGTCTCCGACGAGGGCGGCGACATGAACTTGGACGAGGCGCCGGCCCGGCCGTTCGACCTCCACCCGGCGCTGCTCCACGACGCGCTCGCCGAAGCCTCACTGCTGGTGGCCGACACACAGACGATGGTGACCGAGGCCGCACTGCTGGGGACGCCGGCGATCCGCTCGAACTCCTTCGTCGGCGACGACGACATGGGCAACTTCGTCGACCTCGAACGGGCGGGACTCATCTACAACCTCCGGGAGTTCGACGCGGTGCTCGACGCCGCGACCGACATCCTGGCCGACGACGGCGCCGACGAGCGCTGGCGCAACCTCCGCGACGACTTCATCGAGGACAAGGTGAACCTGACCGAGGTGGTCGTCGACGTCGCCGAGACGGTCGGCGCGAGCGGCGGGGACTCGTCCGGCAGCATCGGCGGGGTCTCGGGCCTCTCGCCGCGCGGGGACGGCAGGGACCGGGCGGTCGCGCTGGGGACCGAGACAGTCCGGAGCGACGGCGGCCGAGGCGGCGAGGTCGAGAGTGAGACCCGAAACGGCGGAGGGAGACGGTGA
- a CDS encoding glycosyltransferase family 4 protein codes for MNVLNLVSNEDARFFQQQTKVLERRGVNCATMKPPGDHVAREDVTERSVGDYLRFVPQVINESLEGYDAVHANYGLTAPAALAQVRLPVVLSLWGTDLMGEYGWLSKQCARYCDAVIVMSEDMADELDQPCHVIPHGIDMDRFAPRPKSEARADLGWDDDKRHVLFPYPPSQDVKDHPRARHVVDRASDRVDADVELQVVYGVPHAEVATYMNAADALVLTSKREGSPNSVKEALSCNLPIVSTDVGDVADRLDGVSPSCVSDDDDELVAGLADVLEDPRPCDGREAVRDIGLDRMAERIEGVYDSVV; via the coding sequence GTGAACGTCCTCAATCTCGTCTCGAACGAGGACGCCCGGTTCTTCCAGCAGCAGACGAAGGTGCTGGAGCGCCGCGGGGTGAACTGCGCGACGATGAAGCCGCCCGGCGACCACGTGGCTCGCGAGGACGTGACCGAGCGGTCGGTCGGCGACTACCTCCGGTTCGTCCCGCAGGTCATCAACGAGTCGCTGGAGGGCTACGACGCGGTCCACGCCAACTACGGGCTGACCGCGCCCGCCGCGCTCGCGCAGGTCCGGCTCCCGGTGGTACTGTCGCTGTGGGGCACCGATCTGATGGGCGAGTACGGCTGGCTCTCCAAGCAGTGCGCCCGCTACTGCGACGCCGTCATCGTGATGTCCGAGGACATGGCCGACGAGCTCGACCAGCCGTGCCACGTAATCCCCCACGGCATCGACATGGACCGGTTCGCGCCCCGGCCGAAGTCGGAAGCCCGCGCGGATCTCGGCTGGGACGACGACAAGCGCCACGTCCTGTTCCCGTACCCGCCCTCGCAGGACGTGAAGGACCACCCGCGCGCCCGGCACGTCGTCGACCGGGCGAGCGACCGGGTCGACGCCGACGTGGAGCTCCAGGTCGTCTACGGCGTCCCCCACGCCGAGGTGGCGACCTACATGAACGCGGCCGACGCGCTGGTGCTCACCTCGAAGCGCGAGGGGTCGCCCAACTCGGTCAAGGAGGCGCTCTCCTGTAACCTCCCGATCGTCTCGACCGACGTGGGCGACGTGGCCGACCGCCTCGACGGCGTCTCGCCCTCATGCGTCTCGGACGACGACGACGAGCTCGTCGCCGGCCTCGCCGACGTGCTCGAAGACCCCCGGCCCTGCGACGGCCGGGAGGCGGTCCGGGACATCGGGCTCGACCGGATGGCCGAGCGCATCGAGGGAGTCTACGACTCGGTGGTCTGA
- a CDS encoding glycosyltransferase family 2 protein: MSLQVAEGGRTAQSVAESLGSAHVVAGIPAYNEESAIGSTVLGVKRWADEVVVVDDGSTDRTPALLAEADVTVLRHDTNRGKGAAVRTLFAHARRTECDALVMLDADGQHDPADVPALAEPVVEGDADMVIGSRYLSGDALDETPIYRRFGQLVLDYCTSRVTGSDLTDTQSGYRAFSPECLERLSITTDGMGVESEMIDSATTEELTITERAIDARYDDLEGQTHNPVKHGLAVMLFLVRLLKRRRPTPSRSRNQ, from the coding sequence ATGAGCTTACAGGTCGCCGAGGGCGGGCGAACCGCCCAGTCCGTCGCGGAGTCGCTCGGCAGCGCTCACGTCGTCGCCGGCATCCCCGCCTACAACGAGGAGAGCGCCATCGGCAGCACCGTCCTCGGCGTCAAGCGGTGGGCCGACGAGGTGGTGGTCGTCGACGACGGGAGCACCGACCGGACTCCCGCGCTGCTGGCCGAGGCCGACGTGACCGTCCTTCGCCACGATACCAACCGGGGGAAGGGAGCCGCCGTGCGCACCCTCTTCGCCCACGCGCGCCGCACCGAGTGCGACGCGCTGGTCATGCTCGACGCCGACGGCCAGCACGACCCGGCCGACGTCCCCGCGCTGGCCGAGCCGGTGGTCGAGGGCGACGCCGACATGGTCATCGGCAGCCGGTACCTCTCGGGCGACGCCCTCGACGAGACGCCCATCTACCGCCGGTTCGGTCAGCTGGTCCTCGACTACTGCACCTCCCGGGTGACCGGCTCGGACCTCACGGACACCCAGAGCGGCTACCGGGCGTTCTCGCCCGAGTGCCTCGAACGCCTCTCGATCACCACCGACGGGATGGGCGTCGAGAGCGAGATGATCGACTCCGCGACCACCGAGGAACTGACCATCACCGAGCGGGCCATCGACGCCCGGTACGACGACCTCGAAGGCCAGACCCACAACCCCGTCAAGCACGGGCTGGCGGTCATGCTCTTCCTGGTCCGACTCCTGAAGCGCCGCCGACCGACCCCCTCGCGCTCGCGCAATCAATAG
- a CDS encoding alkaline phosphatase family protein gives MSDGSVYVLGLDGVPPELVDRGIDAGRLPTFERMRAEGTDGTTRSTVPPLSMIAWSSFATGRNPGNHGVYNFMLKEEGGYATDFVNAETLRDQSVPVWEYLDAEGRRSGVMNVMPGYPPSRTDGFHISDNITTPPSGSFAFPDELQQDIEERVGEYDVDPYEGYDDGSDEGNLHDLLTNFFDIERNRIEVAKLLVEEYPCDFYSLVFSGPDNILHVLGHVLDETHPKHDPEVAARYEDKPLQLLELYDEFLGWVMERMDDEDTMLLLSDHGHGPVYQTINLNSWLYDAGYLDLKSRPWTRLKQFGYNHVYDAVETVMSELNLFSKLKMGVARTSGGGSGPDLAELLTISRKDIDWSDTAAFTVASGGQVYLNTDDHDEGAIPPHKYDEVRERLREELLAIEHPERGDRVIDSVLYGEDVYGDEYADTRPDLVCMPAPGYQIQYPQTMKTKRIFADPPKTGSHTSMNEMHGVFYAWGGPVESETGVTVDLVDFAPTACSLLDVPVPEEMDGEVRDDVVDVGAERARYDGKVEAKRAVRDVAGELAGD, from the coding sequence ATGAGCGACGGCTCAGTCTACGTGTTAGGGCTGGACGGCGTCCCGCCCGAACTGGTCGACAGGGGCATCGACGCCGGCCGGCTCCCGACCTTCGAGCGGATGCGCGCCGAGGGCACCGACGGCACCACGCGCTCGACGGTGCCGCCGCTCTCGATGATCGCGTGGAGCTCGTTCGCCACCGGGCGCAACCCCGGCAACCACGGCGTCTACAACTTCATGCTCAAGGAGGAGGGCGGCTACGCCACCGACTTCGTCAACGCCGAGACGCTCCGCGACCAGTCGGTGCCGGTCTGGGAGTACCTCGACGCCGAGGGCCGGCGGTCGGGCGTGATGAACGTCATGCCGGGCTACCCGCCCTCCCGGACCGACGGCTTCCACATCTCGGACAACATCACGACGCCGCCCTCCGGGTCGTTCGCCTTTCCCGACGAGCTCCAACAGGACATCGAGGAGCGCGTCGGCGAGTACGACGTCGACCCCTACGAGGGGTACGACGACGGCAGCGACGAGGGCAACCTCCACGACCTGCTGACGAACTTCTTCGACATCGAGCGCAACCGCATCGAGGTCGCCAAGTTGCTGGTCGAGGAGTACCCCTGCGACTTCTACTCGCTGGTGTTCTCCGGCCCGGACAACATCCTCCACGTGCTCGGCCACGTCCTCGACGAGACCCACCCGAAGCACGACCCCGAGGTGGCGGCCCGGTACGAGGACAAACCCCTCCAGCTGCTCGAACTGTACGACGAGTTCCTCGGGTGGGTGATGGAGCGGATGGACGACGAGGACACCATGCTGTTGCTGTCGGACCACGGCCACGGCCCGGTGTACCAGACAATCAACCTCAACTCCTGGCTCTACGACGCGGGATACCTCGACCTGAAGTCCCGGCCGTGGACCCGGCTCAAGCAGTTCGGCTACAACCACGTCTACGACGCGGTCGAGACGGTGATGAGCGAGCTCAACCTGTTCTCGAAGCTCAAGATGGGCGTCGCCCGGACCAGCGGGGGCGGGTCGGGCCCGGACCTCGCGGAACTGCTCACCATCTCGCGGAAGGACATCGACTGGAGCGACACCGCGGCGTTCACGGTCGCCAGCGGGGGCCAGGTCTACCTCAACACCGACGACCACGACGAGGGCGCGATTCCGCCCCATAAGTACGACGAGGTCCGCGAGCGACTCCGCGAGGAACTGCTCGCCATCGAGCACCCCGAGCGCGGCGACCGCGTCATCGACTCGGTGCTGTACGGCGAGGACGTCTACGGCGACGAGTACGCCGACACGCGGCCGGACCTGGTCTGCATGCCCGCGCCGGGCTACCAGATACAGTATCCCCAGACGATGAAGACCAAGCGCATCTTCGCAGACCCGCCCAAGACCGGGTCGCACACCTCGATGAACGAGATGCACGGGGTCTTCTACGCCTGGGGCGGCCCGGTCGAGAGCGAGACCGGGGTCACGGTCGACCTGGTCGACTTCGCCCCCACGGCGTGCTCGCTGCTCGACGTGCCGGTGCCCGAGGAGATGGACGGCGAGGTCCGCGACGACGTGGTCGACGTCGGCGCCGAGCGCGCGCGGTACGACGGGAAGGTCGAGGCGAAGCGGGCGGTGCGGGACGTGGCCGGGGAGTTGGCCGGCGACTAG